Proteins encoded by one window of Halobaculum halobium:
- a CDS encoding GAF domain-containing protein has translation MATSHDARVLVAVSDQTPSDYGADVVGALEASLNATVLSKRGSVATEYLRELGPTLDCVVVVSDRTVCVENLASVADEVPLLVYGDEVPAVPVDEVIATDGGTDLLARRVAARIERERERNALTEANAKLSALNAYTRELTGCQSIEEVSDTVVSAVTNALGHGRCVLALREGDEFYPYGHTLSDEPEIRLSVEEGVVGRTYRTGETQIVDDYATDPDFTRDIDGLRSVVSVPVGEAGVLQVSSNREAAFDRQDAEFVEIVASHAKEALARLQREADLRVERDRLHYFFEGIKSPAVYVESTDGSEPVLTEVNTAYEALFGTDAVGRPVSEAFPTESERELFGLEAPDEVVHRRITRESSEGPKDLVIGMVPVPITGVERSAFGLYAADVVFP, from the coding sequence ATGGCCACCTCACACGACGCCCGCGTCCTGGTCGCAGTATCAGATCAGACGCCGAGCGACTACGGCGCGGACGTCGTGGGTGCACTCGAGGCCAGCCTGAACGCGACCGTCCTCAGCAAGCGTGGCTCCGTCGCCACCGAGTACCTCCGCGAACTCGGCCCCACGCTCGACTGCGTCGTCGTCGTGTCCGACCGGACGGTCTGCGTGGAAAATCTGGCGTCGGTCGCGGACGAGGTGCCGCTGTTGGTGTACGGCGACGAAGTGCCGGCTGTCCCGGTCGATGAGGTGATCGCGACCGACGGGGGGACGGACCTGCTCGCGCGCCGCGTCGCGGCGCGCATCGAGCGCGAGCGTGAGCGCAACGCCCTCACGGAGGCGAACGCGAAGCTGTCCGCGCTCAACGCCTACACCCGCGAGTTGACCGGGTGTCAGTCAATTGAGGAAGTGAGCGACACCGTCGTCTCGGCGGTGACGAACGCGCTCGGCCACGGTCGCTGCGTGCTCGCGCTTCGCGAGGGCGACGAGTTCTATCCGTACGGGCACACGCTCTCGGACGAGCCCGAGATACGGCTCAGTGTGGAGGAAGGAGTCGTCGGGCGGACGTACCGAACGGGCGAGACGCAGATCGTCGACGACTACGCGACCGACCCGGACTTCACCCGGGATATCGACGGCCTCCGCTCGGTGGTGAGCGTCCCGGTCGGCGAGGCTGGCGTCCTCCAGGTGTCGTCCAACCGGGAGGCCGCGTTCGACCGGCAAGACGCCGAGTTCGTCGAGATCGTCGCTTCCCACGCCAAAGAGGCGCTTGCGCGCCTCCAGCGGGAGGCAGACCTTCGCGTCGAACGCGACCGACTGCACTACTTTTTCGAGGGGATCAAGTCGCCGGCGGTGTACGTGGAGTCGACCGACGGCAGCGAACCGGTGCTCACCGAGGTCAACACGGCGTACGAAGCGTTGTTCGGCACCGACGCCGTCGGGAGACCGGTGTCGGAGGCGTTCCCGACCGAGAGCGAGCGCGAGCTGTTCGGGCTCGAGGCCCCCGACGAGGTCGTCCACCGCCGGATCACCCGCGAGAGCTCCGAGGGCCCCAAGGACCTCGTCATCGGCATGGTCCCTGTGCCGATCACTGGCGTCGAGCGCTCCGCGTTCGGGCTGTACGCCGCCGACGTGGTGTTCCCGTGA
- a CDS encoding S9 family peptidase: MSDPTYDIERYLNVRSAHSAAFAPDGTLAFLMDTTGTPQVWSLGEPGTWPEQHTFYEERVTFVDWSPERRELAFGMDEGGDERVQLFRLDPDAGVVTELTGMPEAKHRWGGWSHDGERFAFASNRRDESVFDVYVQGREETGEAARRVYEGDGWLSVAGWSPDDTRLLVHEAHSSFAHDLHVLDVESGELTHLTPHTTEARFQSPEWAPDGENVYACTDHASDTLRLERIALGDDAGDGRGGSTGGGGQSGGPDGSGNTDRSDDADGGEALGDLFVVEDGDGWNVDGVVVDEETNRVAYSRNVDGYTELTLGEFTAPDRIDPFAEPDLPECVAGDVSFGPDADQVAVTVTGSAINANTYVVDVKSGESRRWTYAATAGVPPETFVEPELVHYPTFDGRDIPAFFSTPDDAPEGDTPVIVDIHGGPESQRRPSFNAVKQYFLNNGYAVFEPNVRGSSGYGKAYAHLDDVEQRMDSVADIQAAVEWLHDHPAVDPDRVVAMGGSYGGFMVLAAMTEYPELWAAGIDIVGIASFVTFLENTGDWRRELREAEYGSLDDDREFLESVSPINHADEIAAPLFVLHGANDPRVPVGEAEQIAEKASEHVPTRTKIFEDEGHGFSKLSNRIEAYRAIVDFLNEHV, encoded by the coding sequence ATGAGCGACCCGACGTACGACATCGAGCGGTACCTCAACGTCCGTTCGGCTCACAGCGCGGCGTTCGCCCCCGACGGCACCCTCGCGTTCCTGATGGATACGACCGGGACGCCGCAGGTGTGGAGCCTCGGCGAGCCGGGAACGTGGCCCGAGCAGCACACCTTCTACGAGGAGCGCGTCACGTTCGTGGACTGGTCGCCCGAGCGTCGCGAACTCGCTTTCGGGATGGACGAAGGGGGCGACGAGCGAGTGCAGCTGTTCCGGCTCGACCCCGACGCCGGCGTCGTCACGGAACTGACGGGGATGCCCGAGGCGAAGCACCGCTGGGGCGGCTGGTCTCACGACGGCGAGCGGTTCGCGTTCGCCTCGAACCGCCGCGACGAGTCCGTGTTCGACGTGTACGTCCAAGGTCGCGAGGAGACCGGCGAGGCCGCCCGACGGGTGTACGAGGGAGACGGCTGGCTCTCGGTGGCCGGCTGGTCTCCGGACGACACCCGGCTGCTCGTCCACGAGGCGCACTCGAGCTTCGCGCACGACCTCCACGTGCTGGACGTGGAGTCGGGAGAGCTCACGCATCTCACGCCCCACACGACCGAGGCGCGGTTTCAGAGCCCCGAGTGGGCGCCCGACGGGGAAAACGTGTACGCGTGTACCGACCACGCCTCCGACACCCTCCGGTTGGAACGGATCGCGCTCGGAGACGATGCCGGCGACGGACGCGGCGGGAGCACCGGTGGTGGCGGCCAGAGCGGCGGTCCCGACGGAAGCGGCAACACCGACCGGAGCGACGACGCCGACGGCGGGGAGGCGCTCGGCGACCTGTTCGTCGTCGAGGACGGCGACGGCTGGAACGTCGACGGCGTCGTCGTCGACGAGGAGACGAACCGCGTCGCCTACTCGCGCAACGTCGACGGCTACACCGAACTCACGCTCGGCGAGTTCACCGCCCCCGACCGGATCGATCCGTTCGCCGAGCCGGACCTCCCCGAGTGCGTCGCCGGCGACGTCTCTTTCGGCCCGGACGCCGACCAAGTCGCCGTCACCGTCACCGGGAGCGCGATCAACGCGAACACGTACGTCGTGGACGTGAAATCCGGCGAATCGCGGCGATGGACGTACGCCGCGACGGCGGGGGTCCCGCCGGAGACGTTCGTCGAGCCCGAGTTGGTCCACTACCCCACCTTCGACGGGCGGGACATCCCCGCGTTCTTCTCGACGCCGGACGACGCGCCCGAGGGGGACACCCCCGTGATCGTCGACATCCACGGCGGGCCCGAGAGCCAGCGTCGGCCGTCGTTCAACGCGGTGAAACAGTACTTCCTCAACAACGGCTACGCCGTCTTCGAGCCGAACGTCCGCGGCTCCTCGGGCTACGGGAAGGCCTACGCGCACCTCGACGACGTGGAGCAGCGCATGGACTCGGTGGCAGACATCCAGGCGGCCGTCGAGTGGCTCCACGACCACCCCGCGGTCGACCCCGACAGGGTCGTCGCCATGGGCGGCAGCTACGGCGGCTTCATGGTGCTCGCGGCGATGACCGAGTACCCGGAGCTGTGGGCCGCCGGGATCGACATCGTCGGTATTGCGAGCTTCGTCACGTTCCTCGAGAACACCGGCGACTGGCGCCGCGAACTGCGGGAGGCCGAGTACGGCAGCCTCGACGACGACCGCGAGTTCCTCGAGTCCGTCTCCCCGATCAACCACGCCGACGAGATCGCCGCGCCGCTGTTCGTCCTCCACGGCGCGAACGACCCGCGCGTCCCCGTCGGCGAAGCCGAACAGATCGCCGAGAAGGCGAGCGAGCACGTCCCCACGCGGACGAAGATCTTCGAGGACGAGGGGCACGGCTTCTCGAAGCTGTCGAACCGGATCGAAGCGTATCGCGCGATCGTCGACTTCCTGAACGAACACGTCTGA
- a CDS encoding glycosyltransferase family 4 protein → MRVAVVSMDTVETRDAPAVRRTHRVAAGLAAGGHDVHWLCSQWWGGEIRQFEQDGIEYHAVSQRPSSGRFRSKLPFVLRRVDPDLVHAVSVPPGHATTAKTTATMLRVPVVLDWWERDPERGSDRQYRKAATRADGVIAPSETVRTAVREHGASDVAARVIPESIDVDLVRSAEADDRFDMVWARDLDGDANVGEFLLALAELRDRDWRAAIVGDGPARGDAERMVADLRIDDRVRFLGDLDETEFVPVLKGSHVFAQTATYEPFATELLWALACGCVGIVEYQAGSSAHELVEGLDRGRLVTSPQELADEIVACGSLTEWETNDGFAGFDHDEVLTEWVECYEEAIDDRGWF, encoded by the coding sequence ATGCGCGTCGCGGTGGTCTCGATGGACACGGTGGAGACGCGGGACGCGCCCGCGGTCCGCCGGACGCACCGCGTCGCCGCCGGGCTCGCCGCCGGCGGGCACGACGTACACTGGCTGTGTTCGCAGTGGTGGGGCGGCGAGATCCGCCAGTTCGAGCAGGACGGGATCGAGTATCACGCCGTGAGCCAGCGTCCCTCCTCCGGCCGGTTCCGCTCGAAGCTCCCGTTCGTGCTCCGCCGCGTCGATCCGGATCTCGTCCACGCCGTGTCGGTGCCGCCGGGCCACGCGACGACGGCCAAGACGACCGCGACGATGCTCCGAGTCCCCGTCGTTCTCGACTGGTGGGAGCGCGATCCCGAGCGGGGCTCCGACCGACAGTACCGGAAGGCGGCGACGCGGGCCGACGGCGTGATCGCGCCCTCCGAGACGGTTCGGACGGCCGTCCGAGAGCACGGCGCCAGCGACGTCGCCGCGCGGGTGATCCCCGAGAGCATCGACGTCGACCTGGTCCGGTCGGCGGAGGCGGACGATCGCTTCGACATGGTGTGGGCGCGCGACCTCGACGGCGACGCCAACGTCGGCGAGTTCCTCCTCGCGCTCGCGGAGCTGCGCGACCGCGACTGGCGGGCGGCGATCGTCGGCGACGGCCCCGCACGCGGCGACGCCGAGCGGATGGTCGCCGACCTTCGGATCGACGACCGCGTTCGGTTTCTGGGCGATCTCGACGAGACCGAATTCGTCCCCGTGCTCAAGGGGTCGCACGTGTTCGCCCAGACGGCGACGTACGAGCCGTTCGCGACCGAACTGCTGTGGGCGCTGGCGTGCGGCTGCGTCGGCATCGTGGAGTATCAGGCGGGCTCGTCCGCTCACGAACTTGTGGAGGGGCTCGACCGCGGGCGGCTGGTCACGTCGCCCCAGGAGTTGGCCGACGAGATCGTCGCCTGCGGCTCGCTCACGGAGTGGGAGACGAACGACGGGTTCGCCGGCTTCGACCACGACGAGGTGCTCACCGAGTGGGTCGAGTGTTACGAGGAGGCGATCGACGACCGCGGTTGGTTCTGA